The Bos mutus isolate GX-2022 chromosome 7, NWIPB_WYAK_1.1, whole genome shotgun sequence genome window below encodes:
- the LOC138988634 gene encoding histone H3.3A-like, whose product MARTKQTASKSTGGKAPRKQLATKAARKSAPSTGGVKKPHRYRPGTVALREIRRYQKSTELLIRKLPFQRLVREIAQDFKTDLRFQSAAIGALQEASEAYLVGLFEDTNLCAIHAKRVTIIPKDIQLARRIRGERA is encoded by the coding sequence ATGGCTCGTACAAAGCAGACTGCCAGCAAATCGACCGGTGGTAAAGCACCGAGGAAGCAACTCGCTACAAAAGCCGCTCGCAAGAGTGCGCCCTCTACTGGAGGGGTGAAGAAACCTCATCGTTACAGGCCTGGTACTGTGGCACTCCGTGAAATTAGACGTTATCAGAAGTCCACTGAACTTCTGATTCGCAAACTTCCCTTCCAGCGTCTGGTGCGGGAAATTGCTCAGGACTTCAAAACAGATCTGCGCTTCCAGAGTGCAGCTATTGGTGCTTTGCAGGAGGCAAGTGAGGCCTATCTGGTTGGCCTTTTTGAAGACACCAACCTGTGTGCTATCCATGCCAAACGTGTAACAATTATACCAAAAGACATCCAGCTAGCACGCCGCATACGTGGAGAACGTGCTTAA
- the EEF2 gene encoding elongation factor 2 — MVNFTVDQIRAIMDKKANIRNMSVIAHVDHGKSTLTDSLVCKAGIIASARAGETRFTDTRKDEQERCITIKSTAISLFYELSENDLNFIKQSKDGSGFLINLIDSPGHVDFSSEVTAALRVTDGALVVVDCVSGVCVQTETVLRQAIAERIKPVLMMNKMDRALLELQLEPEELYQTFQRIVENVNVIISTYGEGESGPMGNIMIDPVLGTVGFGSGLHGWAFTLKQFAEMYVAKFAAKGEGQLGPAERAKKVEDMMKKLWGDRYFDPATGKFSKSANSPDGKKLPRTFCQLILDPIFKVFDAIMNFKKEETAKLIEKLDIKLDSEDKDKEGKPLLKAVMRRWLPAGDALLQMITIHLPSPVTAQKYRCELLYEGPPDDEAAMGIKSCDPKGPLMMYISKMVPTSDKGRFYAFGRVFSGLVSTGLKVRIMGPNYTPGKKEDLYLKPIQRTILMMGRYVEPIEDVPCGNIVGLVGVDQFLVKTGTITTFEHAHNMRVMKFSVSPVVRVAVEAKNPADLPKLVEGLKRLAKSDPMVQCIIEESGEHIIAGAGELHLEICLKDLEEDHACIPIKKSDPVVSYRETVSEESNVLCLSKSPNKHNRLYMKARPFPDGLAEDIDKGEVSARQELKQRARYLAEKYEWDVAEARKIWCFGPDGTGPNILTDITKGVQYLNEIKDSVVAGFQWATKEGALCEENMRGVRFDVHDVTLHADAIHRGGGQIIPTARRCLYASVLTAQPRLMEPIYLVEIQCPEQVVGGIYGVLNRKRGHVFEETQVAGTPMFVVKAYLPVNESFGFTADLRSNTGGQAFPQCVFDHWQILPGDPFDNTSRPSQVVAETRKRKGLKEGIPALDNFLDKL; from the exons ATG GTGAACTTCACAGTAGACCAGATCCGGGCCATCATGGACAAGAAGGCCAACATCCGGAACATGTCTGTCATTGCCCACGTGGACCATGGCAAATCCACTCTGACGGACTCCCTTGTGTGCAAGGCGGGTATCATCGCCTCTGCCCGGGCTGGGGAGACCCGCTTCACTGACACCCGGAAGGATGAGCAGGAGCGTTGCATCACCATCAAGTCAAC GGCCATCTCCCTTTTCTACGAGCTTTCAGAGAACGACTTGAATTTCATCAAGCAGAGCAAGGATGGCTCTGGCTTCCTCATCAACCTCATCGACTCCCCTGGGCACGTCGACTTTTCCTCAGAGGTGACAGCTGCACTCCGTGTCACTGATGGTGCCTTGGTGGTGGTGGACTGCGTGTCGG gtgtgtgtgtgcagacagAGACGGTGCTGCGCCAGGCCATCGCTGAGCGCATCAAGCCAGTGCTGATGATGAACAAGATGGACCGGGCCCTGCTTGAGCTGCAGCTGGAGCCTGAGGAGCTCTACCAAACCTTCCAGCGCATCGTGGAGAACGTCAACGTCATCATCTCCACTTACGGCGAGGGCGAGAGCGGCCCCATGGGCAACATCATG ATCGACCCCGTCCTTGGTACTGTTGGCTTCGGGTCTGGTCTCCATGGTTGGGCCTTTACCCTGAAGCAGTTTGCCGAGATGTATGTGGCCAAGTTTGCTGCCAAGGGCGAGGGACAGCTAGGGCCTGCTGAGCGGGCCAAGAAGGTGGAGGACATGATGAAAAAGCTGTGGGGAGACCG GTACTTTGATCCAGCCACCGGCAAGTTCAGCAAGTCAGCCAACAGCCCTGATGGCAAGAAGCTGCCACGGACGTTCTGCCAGCTCATCCTGGACCCAATCTTCAAG GTGTTTGATGCAATCATGAACTTCAAGAAAGAGGAGACTGCAAAACTAATTGAAAAACTGGACATCAAGTTGGACAGTGAAGATAAGGACAAGGAGGGCAAACCGCTTCTGAAG GCTGTGATGCGCCGCTGGCTGCCTGCTGGGGATGCCCTGCTGCAGATGATCACCATCCACCTGCCTTCCCCTGTGACGGCCCAGAAGTACCGCTGTGAGCTCCTGTACGAGGGGCCCCCAGACGATGAGGCAGCCATGG GCATTAAGAGCTGTGATCCCAAAGGCCCTCTCATGATGTACATTTCCAAAATGGTGCCGACCTCTGACAAAGGTCGGTTCTATGCTTTCGGCCGGGTCTTCTCAGGGCTGGTGTCTACTGGCCTGAAGGTCCGCATCATGGGACCCAACTATACTCCTGGGAAGAAGGAGGACCTGTATCTGAAGCCGATCCAGAG GACAATCCTGATGATGGGCCGTTACGTGGAGCCCATCGAGGATGTGCCTTGTGGCAACATTGTGGGCCTGGTGGGCGTGGACCAGTTCCTGGTGAAGACTGGCACCATCACCACCTTTGAGCATGCCCACAACATGCGGGTGATGAAGTTCAGTGTGAGCCCTGTTGTCAGGGTTGCTGTGGAGGCCAAGAACCCGGCCGACCTGCCCAAGCTGGTGGAAGGTCTGAAGCGGCTGGCCAAGTCGGACCCCATGGTGCAG TGCATCATCGAGGAGTCCGGGGAGCACATTATCGCGGGGGCTGGGGAGCTGCACTTGGAGATCTGCCTCAAGGACCTGGAGGAGGATCACGCTTGCATCCCCATCAAG AAATCTGACCCAGTTGTCTCGTACCGGGAGACTGTCAGCGAGGAGTCAAACGTGCTCTGCCTATCCAAGTCCCCCAACAAGCACAATAGGCTTTATATGAAGGCGCGGCCCTTCCCTGACGGCCTGGCTGAGGACATCGACAAGGGCGAGGTGTCCGCCCGCCAGGAGCTCAAGCAGCGGGCCCGCTACCTGGCTGAGAAGTACGAGTGGGATGTGGCCGAGGCCCGTAAGATCTGGTGCTTCGGCCCTGATGGCACGGGCCCCAACATCCTCACGGACATCACCAAGGGTGTGCAATACCTCAATGAAATCAAGGACAGTGTGGTAGCTGGCTTCCAGTGGGCCACCAAAGAG GGGGCACTGTGCGAGGAGAACATGCGGGGCGTGCGCTTTGACGTCCATGATGTGACGCTGCACGCTGATGCCATCCACCGTGGGGGTGGCCAGATCATCCCCACGGCTCGGCGCTGCCTGTATGCCAGTGTGCTGACTGCCCAGCCCCGGCTCATGGAGCCCATCTATCTTGTGGAGATCCAG TGTCCAGAACAAGTGGTTGGTGGCATCTACGGTGTCCTGAACAGGAAGCGGGGCCACGTCTTTGAGGAGACCCAGGTGGCCGGCACCCCCATGTTTGTTGTGAAGGCCTACCTTCCTGTCAATGAGTCCTTTG GCTTCACTGCTGACCTGAGGTCCAACACGGGCGGCCAGGCCTTCCCCCAGTGTGTGTTCGACCACTGGCAGATCCTGCCCGGTGACCCCTTTGACAACACCAGCCGCCCCAGTCAGGTAGTAGCGGAGACACGCAAGCGCAAAGGCCTGAAGGAAGGCATCCCAGCCCTGGACAACTTCCTGGACAAGTTGTAG
- the DAPK3 gene encoding death-associated protein kinase 3, protein MSTFRQEDVEDHYEMGEELGSGQFAIVRKCRQKGTGKEYAAKFIKKRRLSSSRRGVSREEIEREVNILREIRHPNIITLHDIFENRTDVVLILELVSGGELFDFLAEKESLTEDEATQFLKQILDGVHYLHSKRIAHFDLKPENIMLLDKNVPNPRIKLIDFGIAHKIEAGNEFKNIFGTPEFVAPEIVNYEPLGLEADMWSIGVITYILLSGASPFLGETKQETLTNISAVNYDFDEEYFSNTSELAKDFIRRLLVKDPKRRMTIAQSLEHSWIKAIRRRNVRREDSGRKPERRRLKTARLKEYTIKSHSSMPPNNTYINFERFSKVLEEVAAAEEGLRGLEHSRRLFHEDLEALTAIYEEKEAWYREENESLGQDLRRLRQELHKTEALQRQAQEEAKGALLGASGLKRRFSRLENRYEALAKQVASEMRFVQDLVRAMEQEKLQEGECSLR, encoded by the exons ATGTCAACATTCAGGCAGGAGGATGTGGAAGACCACTATGAGATGGGAGAGGAGCTGGGAAG CGGACAGTTTGCAATTGTGCGGAAGTGCCGGCAGAAGGGTACTGGGAAGGAGTATGCAGCCAAGTTCATCAAGAAGCGCCGCCTCTCGTCCAGCCGCCGGGGAGTGAGCCGAGAGGAGATCGAGCGGGAGGTGAACATCCTGCGGGAGATCCGGCACCCCAACATCATCACACTGCATGACATCTTTGAGAACAGGACGGACGTGGTGCTTATCCTCGAGCTGGTCTCAGGTGGTGAGCTCTTCGACTTCCTGGCCGAGAAGGAGTCACTGACCGAGGACGAGGCCACCCAGTTCCTCAAGCAGATCCTGGATGGTGTCCACTATCTGCACTCCAAGCGCATCGCCCACTTCGACCTCAAG CCAGAAAACATCATGCTCCTGGACAAGAATGtgcccaacccacggatcaagcTCATTGACTTTGGCATCGCCCACAAGATCGAGGCAGGGAACGAGTTCAAGAACATCTTTGGGACCCCGGAGTTCGTGG CTCCTGAAATTGTCAACTATGAGCCCCTGGGTCTGGAGGCAGACATGTG GAGCATTGGCGTTATCACCTACATCCT GCTGAGTGGCGCGTCCCCGTTCCTGGGTGAAACCAAGCAGGAGACCCTGACCAACATCTCGGCTGTGAATTACGACTTTGACGAGGAGTACTTCAGCAACACCAGCGAGCTGGCGAAGGACTTCATCCGCCGTCTGCTTGTCAAAGACCCCAA GAGGAGAATGACCATCGCCCAGAGCCTGGAGCACTCCTGGATCAAG GCCATCCGGCGGAGGAATGTGCGGCGGGAGGACAGCGGCCGGAAGCCAGAGCGGCGGCGCCTGAAGACGGCACGCCTCAAGGAGTACACCATCAAGTCGCACTCAAGCATGCCCCCCAACAATACCTACATCAACTTCGAGCGCTTCTCCAAAGTGCTGGAGGAGGTGGCGGCGGCCGAGGAGGGCCTGCGCGGGCTGGAGCACAGCCGACGCCTGTTCCATGAGGACCTTGAGGCGCTGACGGCCATCTACGAGGAGAAGGAGGCCTGGTACCGTGAGGAGAACGAGAGCCTAGGCCAGGACCTGCGGCGGCTGCGCCAGGAGCTGCACAAGACGGAGGCGCTGCAGCGGCAGGCACAGGAGGAGGCCAAGGGGGCCCTGCTCGGGGCCAGTGGGCTCAAGCGCCGCTTTAGCCGCCTGGAGAACCGCTACGAGGCGCTGGCCAAGCAGGTGGCCTCCGAGATGCGGTTCGTGCAGGATCTGGTACGCGCCATGGAGCAGGAGAAGCTGCAAGAGGGGGAGTGCAGCCTCCGCTAG